A section of the Ovis canadensis isolate MfBH-ARS-UI-01 breed Bighorn chromosome 1, ARS-UI_OviCan_v2, whole genome shotgun sequence genome encodes:
- the DHCR24 gene encoding delta(24)-sterol reductase: MEPAVSLAVCALLFLLWVRVKGLEFVLIHQRWVFVCLFLLPLSLIFDIYYYVRAWVVFKLSSAPRLHEQRVRDIQKQVREWKEQGSKTFMCTGRPGWLTVSLRVGKYKKTHKNIMINLMDILEVDTKKQIVRVEPLVTMGQVTALLTSIGWTLPVLPELDDLTVGGLIMGTGIESSSHKYGLFQHICTAYELVLADGSFVRCTPMENSDLFYAVPWSCGTLGFLVAAEIRIIPAKKYIKLRFEPVHGLEAICDKFTRESQRPENHFVEGLLYSLEEAVIMTGVMTDEAEPSKLNSIGNYYKPWFFKHVENYLKTNREGLEYIPLRHYYHRHTRSIFWELQDIIPFGNNPIFRYLFGWMVPPKISLLKLTQGETLRKLYEQHHVVQDMLVPMKCLPQALHTFHNDIHVYPIWLCPFILPSQPGLVHPKGDETELYVDIGAYGEPRVKHFEARSCMRQLEKFVRSVHGFQMLYADCYMDREEFWEMFDGSLYHRLRKQLGCQDAFPEVYDKICKAARH; encoded by the exons ATGGAGCCCGCTGTGTCGCTGGCCGTGTGCGCGCTGCTCTTCCTGCTCTGGGTTCGTGTGAAGGGGCTAGAGTTCGTTCTCATCCACCAGCGCTGGGTGTTTGTGTGCCTCTTCCTCCTACCTCTCTCGCTCATCTTCGACATCTACTACTACGTGCGCGCCTGGGTGGTGTTCAAGCTCAGCAGCGCGCCGCGGCTGCACGAACAGCGCGTGCGGGACATCCAGAAGCAG GTGCGGGAATGGAAGGAGCAGGGCAGCAAGACCTTCATGTGCACGGGGCGGCCTGGCTGGCTCACCGTCTCACTGCGGGTTGGAAAGTACAAGAAGACACACAAAAACATCATGATCAACCTGATGGACATTCTGGAGGTGGACACCAAAAAACAG ATTGTCCGAGTGGAGCCCTTGGTGACCATGGGTCAGGTGACTGCCCTGCTGACCTCCATTGGCTGGACTCTGCCTGTGCTGCCCGAGCTGGATGACCTCACAGTGG GAGGACTGATCATGGGCACAGGCATCGAGTCTTCATCCCATAAGTATGGCTTGTTCCAGCACATCTGCACTGCCTATGAGCTGGTCTTGGCTGATGGCAGCTTTGTGCGATGCACACCG ATGGAAAACTCAGACCTGTTCTACGCTGTGCCCTGGTCCTGCGggactctgggcttcctggtggctgctGAGATCCGCATCATCCCTGCCAAGAAATACATCAAGCTGCGGTTTGAGCCGGTGCACGGCCTGGAGGCCATCTGTGACAAGTTCACCCGCGAGTCCCAACGACCGGAGAACCACTTCGTGGAAGGGCTGCTCTACTCTCTGGAGGAGGCCGTCATCATGACGGGGGTCATGACGGACGAGGCAGAGCCCAGCAAG CTGAACAGCATTGGCAACTACTACAAGCCGTGGTTCTTCAAGCACGTGGAGAACTACCTGAAGACAAACCGAGAGGGCCTGGAGTACATCCCCTTGCGACACTACTATCACCGCCACACGCGCAGCATCTTCTGGGAGCTCCAG GACATCATCCCCTTTGGCAACAACCCCATCTTCCGCTACCTCTTTGGTTGGATGGTGCCTCCCAAGATCTCCCTGCTGAAGCTGACCCAGGGCGAGACGCTGCGCAAGCTGTACGAGCAGCACCACGTGGTACAGGACATGCTGGTGCCCATGAAGTGCCTGCCACAGGCCCTGCACACCTTCCACAATGACATCCAT GTCTACCCCATCTGGCTGTGCCCGTTCATCCTGCCCAGCCAGCCGGGCCTGGTGCACCCCAAGGGAGACGAGACCGAGCTCTATGTCGACATTGGTGCCTACGGGGAGCCACGTGTGAAGCATTTTGAAGCCCGGTCCTGCATGAGGCAGCTGGAGAAGTTTGTCCGAAGTGTGCACGG